A portion of the Eubacterium maltosivorans genome contains these proteins:
- a CDS encoding ABC transporter permease, producing MLQFVLVIFLLSLIVFYMARLSPGDPLRAYYGESVERMSAEQQEKAREKLGLNEPIWVQYGIWVGEAFHGDFGISFKYKQDVMGVIEGVWANTLILGGLSYILTFAFALVLGVFCSTHEDSPIDRVICKVGTITNCIPSFWVALVLILVFSINLELLPSSGAYAMGQADNAASRAAHLILPLAVMILGHLWYYTYMVRNRMLEELRKDYVLLCKTKGMTWRQIVWRHCLRNIMPTFISIMAISVPHIIGGTYVVEKVFSYPGLGTLSFESAKYHDYNMLMVLCLLTGIVVVFSNMVAQIINDKIDPRMKHERGELL from the coding sequence ATGCTGCAGTTTGTGCTGGTAATATTTTTACTGTCATTGATTGTGTTTTACATGGCCCGGTTATCGCCGGGAGATCCGCTTCGGGCATATTATGGCGAGAGTGTTGAGCGCATGAGCGCTGAGCAGCAGGAAAAGGCCAGGGAAAAGCTGGGGTTGAATGAGCCGATCTGGGTTCAGTATGGCATCTGGGTTGGGGAGGCCTTTCACGGAGATTTTGGCATATCCTTCAAGTACAAGCAGGATGTCATGGGCGTCATTGAGGGGGTCTGGGCAAACACGCTGATTTTGGGAGGATTGTCCTATATTCTGACCTTTGCGTTTGCGCTGGTACTGGGCGTTTTCTGTTCCACCCACGAGGACTCGCCCATAGACCGGGTTATCTGCAAAGTTGGGACGATTACCAATTGTATCCCCTCTTTTTGGGTGGCGCTGGTTCTCATCCTGGTATTCAGTATTAATTTGGAGCTTCTGCCCTCCAGCGGGGCTTACGCCATGGGTCAGGCAGACAATGCCGCGAGCCGGGCCGCCCACCTGATTTTACCGTTGGCTGTTATGATCCTGGGGCATCTCTGGTATTACACCTATATGGTGCGAAACCGGATGCTGGAGGAGCTGCGTAAGGATTACGTGCTGCTGTGCAAGACAAAGGGAATGACCTGGCGGCAGATTGTATGGCGGCACTGCCTGCGCAACATCATGCCGACTTTCATCAGTATTATGGCTATCTCAGTACCTCATATTATCGGAGGGACCTACGTGGTCGAAAAGGTCTTTTCCTACCCGGGACTGGGGACGCTGAGCTTTGAAAGCGCGAAATACCACGACTACAACATGCTTATGGTGCTCTGTCTGCTGACCGGCATCGTGGTGGTATTTTCAAATATGGTCGCTCAGATTATTAATGATAAGATTGACCCGCGCATGAAGCACGAAAGGGGTGAGCTTTTGTGA
- a CDS encoding ABC transporter ATP-binding protein has product MIQVRDLVFGYNASQKIIDQISFDVEDGHCIAILGNNGAGKSTMLKCLNRILSPGKGVVHVDGMEITAMKQGEIARHMAFVAQKNDNNRITVFEAVMLGRIPFIKWGVTPEDEEIVSSVISQMHLEKFAVRYLDELSGGELQKVMIARALAQEPKVLLLDEPTSSLDLKNQLEVLGLVRKICHSRNIAVIIVIHDLNMALRYCDRFLFLKDGNVHAYGGQEVMTCECIGEVYQMPVCIGTINGYKMVVPE; this is encoded by the coding sequence ATGATACAGGTCAGGGATCTTGTTTTTGGTTATAATGCCAGCCAAAAAATTATTGATCAAATCTCATTTGATGTGGAGGACGGGCACTGCATTGCTATTCTCGGCAATAACGGAGCGGGAAAGAGCACGATGTTGAAATGTCTGAACCGTATCCTCTCGCCGGGCAAGGGGGTGGTGCATGTTGACGGGATGGAAATCACAGCCATGAAACAAGGGGAGATTGCCAGGCATATGGCCTTTGTAGCGCAGAAGAATGACAATAACCGTATCACTGTTTTTGAGGCAGTGATGCTGGGACGGATTCCCTTTATCAAATGGGGGGTCACCCCAGAGGATGAGGAGATCGTATCCAGTGTGATCAGCCAGATGCACCTTGAAAAATTTGCAGTTCGATATCTGGATGAACTGAGCGGCGGGGAGCTTCAAAAAGTGATGATTGCCCGGGCGCTGGCCCAGGAGCCTAAAGTTCTGCTCCTCGATGAGCCGACCAGCAGCCTGGATTTAAAAAACCAGCTGGAAGTGCTGGGGCTGGTACGGAAAATCTGCCATTCCAGAAATATTGCGGTCATCATCGTTATTCATGATCTGAACATGGCGCTGAGATACTGTGACCGCTTCCTGTTTTTAAAAGACGGCAATGTCCACGCCTACGGCGGGCAGGAGGTCATGACCTGCGAATGTATCGGTGAGGTCTACCAGATGCCGGTGTGTATCGGTACCATTAACGGCTATAAAATGGTGGTGCCGGAATAA
- a CDS encoding FecCD family ABC transporter permease, with product MTGAEKTELKDYQALKKKNIMVLVILGLILALAMLFSLRAGSSELSMGDILKAIGGQSTKQNNMVMWNIRLPRIMTAVLSGVGLGVTGAVLQGILKNPLADTTTLGISQGAGFGAAFAIIVLGAGVQGSSAANMSFNNPYLITICAFGGSISASVMILVLSRFRRITPEAMVLCGVALSAMFTGATTLLQYFADDVQLASVVFWTFGDLGRTGWKEVRIIAVVVVITLVYFLFNRWHYNAMESGEQTAASLGVNVARSRIINMLVCALTAAVIVSFIGIINFIGLVAPHIMRRFLGNNYCWLLPASAMAGAVLLLLGDVLARVIIAPVILPIGAITSFLGAPLFLYLLFKGGAKR from the coding sequence ATGACCGGAGCGGAGAAAACAGAGCTTAAGGATTATCAGGCGCTTAAAAAAAAGAATATTATGGTTTTAGTGATTCTGGGCCTTATTCTGGCGCTGGCGATGCTGTTTTCATTGAGAGCGGGCTCCTCGGAGTTAAGCATGGGTGATATTCTAAAAGCCATTGGCGGACAGTCGACAAAGCAGAATAACATGGTTATGTGGAACATCCGTCTGCCGCGTATTATGACAGCCGTGCTTAGCGGAGTAGGCCTCGGTGTAACCGGAGCGGTGCTTCAGGGGATACTTAAGAACCCTCTGGCAGATACCACCACCCTGGGAATTTCCCAGGGCGCGGGTTTTGGGGCGGCCTTTGCCATTATTGTTTTGGGCGCCGGCGTGCAGGGGAGCAGTGCAGCTAACATGAGCTTTAACAATCCCTATCTTATCACTATCTGCGCCTTTGGAGGAAGCATTAGCGCTTCGGTTATGATTCTGGTGCTCTCACGCTTCCGGAGAATTACGCCAGAAGCTATGGTGCTCTGCGGCGTAGCGCTTAGCGCCATGTTTACCGGAGCGACGACACTGCTCCAGTATTTTGCCGACGATGTCCAGCTGGCCTCGGTGGTTTTCTGGACCTTTGGCGATCTGGGGCGCACAGGATGGAAGGAAGTGCGGATTATTGCAGTGGTGGTAGTCATCACACTGGTCTATTTTCTGTTCAACCGATGGCATTACAACGCCATGGAGAGCGGGGAACAGACAGCCGCCAGCCTTGGCGTCAACGTGGCGCGGTCCAGGATTATCAATATGCTGGTCTGTGCCCTGACCGCTGCGGTGATCGTGTCTTTTATCGGGATCATCAATTTTATCGGGCTGGTCGCGCCACATATTATGCGGCGGTTTTTGGGCAATAATTACTGCTGGCTGCTGCCGGCTTCCGCCATGGCCGGGGCTGTGCTGCTGCTTCTGGGCGATGTGCTGGCAAGGGTGATTATCGCGCCGGTCATTTTGCCCATCGGCGCCATCACTTCATTCCTCGGCGCACCGCTGTTTCTGTATCTTTTATTTAAGGGAGGCGCAAAGCGATGA
- a CDS encoding iron ABC transporter substrate-binding protein yields the protein MKMKKRLGQAVLGVLLAVMLLAGCSGGNAGTGDAEATREITDAAGRVVTIPSEVKKVAPLGVGALRYILYDGGVNQLAGVEQNDLDVPVTKAASYAYQEELKKLPVIGDSGTPYEEELMKAAPDVIITSNDGKAADDLQNKTGIPVVTMPITDKVFDDEIYNALNLVGDVLGKQERSQEVVDYMKSVAEELKSRTENIPKDKIPTAYCGAVSFKGAHGIEGTEAGYPPFSALGITNVADETGKKGAFDVDLEQILKWNSDYLFLDAGNLKLVNDDYAVRPDFYNELKAVQDKKVYSQVAYRFNGTNTELALANAYYVGTVVYPEAFADVDITKKTDEITEKMLGVPYSQKLKDAGLNFR from the coding sequence ATGAAAATGAAAAAGAGACTGGGGCAGGCGGTACTTGGTGTACTGCTGGCGGTAATGCTTTTAGCGGGATGCAGCGGCGGAAACGCCGGGACCGGCGACGCGGAGGCCACACGGGAAATTACCGACGCGGCAGGGCGTGTGGTGACCATTCCCTCCGAGGTGAAAAAGGTGGCGCCCCTCGGTGTGGGCGCACTGCGCTATATTTTGTATGACGGCGGCGTGAACCAGCTGGCGGGCGTGGAGCAGAACGATCTGGACGTGCCAGTAACCAAGGCGGCCAGCTACGCTTATCAGGAAGAGCTTAAAAAGCTGCCAGTCATTGGAGACAGCGGAACACCTTACGAGGAAGAGCTCATGAAAGCCGCACCGGATGTGATCATTACCTCCAACGACGGCAAGGCCGCTGACGACCTGCAGAATAAAACCGGAATACCGGTTGTGACCATGCCGATTACCGATAAAGTTTTTGACGACGAGATTTACAATGCTCTGAATTTGGTAGGCGACGTTCTGGGGAAACAGGAGCGCAGCCAGGAGGTTGTGGACTATATGAAATCGGTGGCAGAGGAATTGAAGAGCCGTACAGAAAATATCCCGAAGGATAAAATACCGACAGCCTACTGCGGCGCTGTGTCCTTCAAGGGCGCGCACGGCATTGAGGGGACTGAGGCGGGTTATCCGCCGTTTTCGGCGCTCGGCATTACAAACGTAGCAGATGAAACCGGCAAAAAGGGCGCTTTTGACGTCGACCTTGAGCAGATTCTCAAGTGGAACTCGGATTATCTGTTTTTAGACGCGGGTAATCTTAAGCTGGTTAATGACGATTACGCGGTGAGACCGGATTTTTACAATGAGCTGAAGGCAGTGCAGGACAAAAAGGTGTATTCTCAGGTGGCCTACCGCTTTAACGGAACAAATACCGAGCTGGCTCTGGCCAACGCCTATTATGTGGGAACAGTGGTTTATCCAGAAGCCTTTGCGGATGTGGACATTACGAAAAAAACCGATGAAATCACAGAAAAAATGCTGGGTGTACCCTACAGCCAGAAGCTAAAGGATGCAGGCCTTAACTTCAGGTAA
- a CDS encoding FmdE family protein, translating to MNQELWKKAVAFHGHACPGLAIGVKASEAAVLKLGIGQSEDEEIVCVTENDACGVDAVQAILSCTIGKGNLLYRGTGKQAFSFFNRTTGEKVRMCMKPKNHEMDREAYMYYLLDAPVEKIFEFSVPDFDLPEKARIFSTIYCDICGEGAPEHKMHLQEGKKVCEDCFKPYNRGW from the coding sequence ATGAATCAAGAATTGTGGAAAAAAGCAGTGGCGTTTCACGGACATGCCTGTCCGGGACTGGCCATTGGCGTTAAAGCGAGTGAGGCAGCTGTTTTAAAGCTTGGGATCGGCCAGTCTGAAGACGAGGAAATTGTCTGTGTAACGGAGAACGACGCCTGCGGCGTCGATGCGGTTCAGGCTATTCTCAGCTGCACGATAGGAAAAGGGAATCTTTTGTACCGCGGAACTGGAAAGCAGGCCTTTTCGTTTTTTAACCGGACAACCGGGGAAAAGGTACGGATGTGTATGAAGCCTAAAAACCATGAAATGGACAGGGAAGCTTACATGTACTATCTTCTGGATGCTCCGGTGGAGAAAATTTTTGAGTTTTCGGTACCGGACTTCGATTTGCCGGAAAAAGCCCGTATTTTCAGCACTATTTACTGTGACATCTGCGGAGAGGGCGCACCAGAGCATAAAATGCATTTGCAGGAAGGCAAAAAAGTCTGTGAGGACTGCTTTAAGCCTTACAACAGAGGCTGGTAG
- a CDS encoding ECF transporter S component: protein MNHSQTKNLVGTALCIALGLILPQVFHLIGAGPVFLPMHIPVLLCGLCFGWPFGLICGAVTPLLSSVMTGMPPLFPTGTAMVFELAAYGALSGLLYRKFRQNIYLSLIAAMLGGRVVSGLASAIFYGVAGKAYGLQIFLTGAFVTGLPGIILQILIVPVLVIVLEKSRVISSPGLMKV, encoded by the coding sequence ATGAACCACTCACAAACTAAAAATCTTGTCGGCACAGCCCTCTGCATTGCACTTGGGCTCATCCTTCCCCAGGTTTTTCACCTCATCGGCGCCGGTCCTGTTTTTCTTCCCATGCACATTCCAGTGCTGCTGTGCGGCCTGTGCTTCGGCTGGCCTTTTGGCCTGATCTGTGGGGCTGTCACACCGCTTCTTTCCTCTGTTATGACTGGCATGCCGCCGCTCTTTCCCACCGGTACCGCCATGGTTTTTGAATTGGCCGCCTACGGAGCCTTATCTGGCCTTCTGTACCGAAAATTCCGACAAAATATCTATCTTTCACTTATTGCCGCCATGCTTGGCGGACGCGTAGTCTCTGGTCTCGCCTCAGCCATTTTTTACGGTGTGGCGGGCAAGGCCTATGGTCTCCAGATCTTTCTGACAGGCGCATTTGTCACAGGGCTTCCGGGAATTATCCTTCAGATTCTTATTGTTCCGGTTCTGGTCATTGTACTGGAAAAAAGCAGGGTTATTTCCAGCCCTGGACTCATGAAAGTGTAG
- a CDS encoding class I SAM-dependent methyltransferase yields MNTEATKNYFDNLAENWDNMCHHDAKKIDAIITLAQLPENSRILDIATGTGVLIPRLLETNPQKIVAIDLSKQMLSVASKKYPDTRVHFQAADFYGFESDGFDFAIAYSAYPHFENKSLFCGRLSACLKSGGRFMIAHSESKETINGRHSGQAVRKVSTGLRDAQSESQIFSSAFNVDITVDTAAFYILSGTKK; encoded by the coding sequence ATGAATACCGAAGCAACAAAAAATTATTTTGACAATCTCGCGGAAAACTGGGATAACATGTGTCATCATGACGCGAAAAAAATCGACGCCATCATTACCCTTGCCCAGCTGCCTGAAAACAGCCGGATTCTGGATATCGCCACTGGAACAGGCGTATTGATCCCCCGTCTGCTGGAGACAAATCCCCAAAAGATCGTCGCCATCGATCTTTCAAAGCAGATGCTTTCTGTAGCGAGTAAAAAATATCCTGACACGCGAGTCCATTTCCAGGCTGCTGACTTCTACGGCTTTGAATCTGACGGCTTTGATTTTGCCATAGCTTACAGCGCTTATCCGCATTTTGAGAATAAATCACTTTTTTGCGGCCGGCTGTCAGCCTGTCTAAAATCCGGCGGCCGTTTTATGATTGCCCATAGCGAAAGCAAAGAAACCATCAACGGCCGGCATTCCGGACAAGCAGTCCGAAAGGTTTCGACCGGCCTCAGAGATGCGCAGTCCGAAAGCCAGATTTTTTCTTCTGCTTTCAATGTTGACATAACTGTCGATACCGCGGCTTTCTACATTCTTTCTGGAACAAAAAAATAA
- a CDS encoding helix-turn-helix domain-containing protein → MKELNPKEIGQRIRKQRTFLNMSRDELARKIGITPTFLADIELGTKGFSLKSLNRFCDVLKMSSDAILYGPKEYKGVKYTELLELLERCSPEKAKFAQEILTIYLLSHDPVE, encoded by the coding sequence ATGAAAGAACTCAATCCTAAAGAGATTGGCCAACGGATTCGAAAGCAACGTACATTTTTAAATATGTCACGTGATGAGCTGGCCCGTAAAATTGGAATTACGCCAACCTTTTTGGCAGATATTGAACTCGGAACAAAGGGCTTTTCGCTGAAGAGCCTGAACCGGTTCTGCGATGTTTTGAAAATGTCTTCGGATGCTATTTTGTACGGCCCAAAAGAATACAAAGGCGTCAAATATACAGAGCTTCTGGAGCTTTTAGAACGCTGTTCGCCTGAGAAGGCCAAGTTCGCTCAGGAAATTTTAACGATCTATCTTCTGAGTCACGACCCAGTTGAATAA